Proteins encoded together in one Nostoc sp. PCC 7524 window:
- a CDS encoding phytoene desaturase family protein: MIHSPLPTPHSPVIVIGSGIGGLCAAGLLARYGKRVIVCESHTIAGGAAHSFRRRGFEFDSGPSFYCGLTGNESLNPIKQVLDALGESIQVIPYDPLGHYHFPEASFAVYSNAAQYRQEIHKITPLGAEELQQFEQRLLGLYEAMKGIPTIALRADWQVILVLLQRYLLSLAKMLPYLSLVQSSVGDVMDATVKDPWVRRLIDLECFLLSGLKAHGTIAPEVAFMLGERSRAGVEYPVGGSAAIVKALVRGLERWGGKLRLGCHVEQILVESGKVTGVRLRNGEILSAPVVISNATLWDTYNNLLRPEDLPGAYRQSALNTPTVESFMHLHLGIRADGLENLTGHHVVVHDFNQDISTPGNTCMISIPSVWDKNLAPEGHHVVHAYTLESFAGWKRNDEYEVKKREKAQSLYRALERIIPDIRERIVLELIGTPLTHAHYLRRYQGTYGPAIAAGKGMFPSTQTPIQGLYRVGDSTLPGIGVPAVAASGILCANSLVNVGQTAELL; the protein is encoded by the coding sequence ATGATCCACTCCCCACTCCCCACTCCCCACTCCCCAGTCATAGTCATCGGTAGCGGTATCGGCGGTTTATGCGCTGCGGGTTTGTTGGCGCGTTATGGGAAGCGGGTAATTGTGTGTGAAAGTCATACAATTGCGGGTGGTGCGGCTCATAGTTTTAGACGACGCGGGTTTGAATTTGATTCTGGCCCCTCCTTTTATTGCGGTTTAACCGGTAATGAAAGTTTAAATCCTATTAAACAGGTTCTTGATGCTTTAGGTGAATCCATCCAAGTTATACCCTATGATCCTTTAGGACACTACCACTTTCCGGAAGCCAGTTTTGCAGTTTATAGCAATGCTGCACAATATCGTCAGGAAATACACAAAATTACACCCCTAGGTGCAGAAGAACTCCAGCAATTTGAACAACGCTTGTTGGGATTATACGAGGCTATGAAGGGTATTCCCACCATAGCACTGAGGGCAGATTGGCAGGTGATTTTGGTGTTGTTACAACGTTATTTGCTATCTTTGGCGAAAATGCTGCCTTACTTGTCTCTGGTGCAGTCGTCTGTGGGTGATGTTATGGATGCTACAGTTAAAGACCCTTGGGTGCGGCGACTGATTGATTTGGAGTGTTTCTTACTTTCTGGGTTAAAAGCACACGGTACAATTGCCCCCGAAGTAGCATTTATGTTAGGTGAACGTTCCCGTGCTGGGGTTGAGTATCCTGTGGGGGGAAGTGCAGCCATTGTTAAGGCTTTGGTGCGGGGGTTGGAACGTTGGGGTGGTAAGTTACGTTTAGGATGTCACGTTGAGCAAATTTTGGTAGAGTCTGGAAAAGTCACTGGTGTGCGGTTGCGAAATGGTGAAATTTTGTCAGCACCAGTTGTAATTTCTAATGCTACGCTTTGGGATACCTATAATAATTTACTACGCCCTGAAGATTTGCCTGGGGCTTACCGTCAAAGTGCGTTAAATACTCCTACTGTGGAAAGTTTTATGCACTTACATTTAGGTATTCGGGCGGATGGTTTAGAGAATTTAACGGGACATCATGTGGTAGTTCATGATTTCAACCAAGATATCAGCACACCGGGTAATACTTGCATGATTTCTATTCCTAGTGTGTGGGATAAGAATTTAGCACCAGAGGGGCATCATGTGGTTCATGCTTACACCCTTGAATCTTTCGCCGGATGGAAACGCAATGATGAGTATGAGGTGAAGAAACGAGAGAAAGCGCAATCTTTATACCGTGCTTTAGAGCGTATTATTCCTGATATTAGAGAGCGTATAGTATTAGAACTTATTGGTACACCGTTAACTCATGCCCATTATCTACGACGTTATCAGGGAACTTATGGCCCGGCGATCGCCGCAGGTAAGGGTATGTTTCCTAGTACACAAACGCCAATACAGGGTTTGTATCGTGTGGGTGATAGCACTTTACCGGGAATTGGTGTACCTGCTGTGGCTGCCTCTGGTATTTTATGTGCGAATAGTTTGGTGAATGTGGGGCAAACAGCAGAGTTACTGTGA
- a CDS encoding HetP family heterocyst commitment protein: MHQKDINNNSQNVKKINNEQVEQIVKAIMAGKYSWACVLLLRFSGYNPVDYIPYRTYIRLLKNNYLNDKQKTNQADSQEVFNVKSSWMPGKNVGLTH, from the coding sequence CTGCATCAAAAAGACATCAACAACAACTCACAGAACGTTAAAAAAATCAATAACGAACAAGTAGAACAAATAGTCAAAGCCATCATGGCTGGCAAGTATTCTTGGGCGTGTGTTTTACTGCTGCGGTTCTCTGGCTACAATCCCGTAGACTACATTCCATATCGCACTTATATTCGCTTACTCAAAAATAACTATCTCAACGACAAACAAAAAACCAATCAAGCCGATAGTCAAGAAGTCTTTAATGTGAAATCAAGCTGGATGCCAGGCAAAAATGTAGGACTGACACACTAA
- a CDS encoding ABC transporter ATP-binding protein, translated as MTEPLIELKGISKSFGNNRVLDNVDLTIYRGEALGIIGPSGTGKSTILRVLAGLITPDEGEIYVQGIKREGLIEDANESVGIGMVFQQAALFDSLTVEENVGFLLYQNSNLPRSRIRDLVKEKLDMVGLPGISHLYPSELSGGMRKRVSFARAIMSNPDNPDEGPELLLYDEPTAGLDPIASTVIEDLIRDLQKTQGVCGTYAIVTHQDSTIRRTADRIVFLYQGKVQWQGTVSELDSTDHPLIKQFMSGSVQGPIQVVG; from the coding sequence ATGACAGAACCACTAATTGAACTGAAAGGTATTTCTAAATCCTTTGGTAACAATCGGGTTTTAGATAATGTAGACTTGACGATTTATCGAGGAGAGGCTTTAGGGATTATTGGCCCTTCCGGGACTGGTAAATCGACAATTTTACGCGTACTTGCAGGGTTAATTACTCCTGATGAGGGGGAAATTTATGTGCAGGGAATAAAAAGAGAGGGGTTGATTGAAGATGCTAATGAGTCGGTTGGTATTGGCATGGTGTTTCAACAGGCGGCATTATTTGATTCGCTGACTGTAGAAGAAAATGTAGGGTTCTTACTGTATCAGAATTCTAATTTACCGCGATCGCGCATTCGCGATTTAGTCAAAGAAAAATTAGACATGGTAGGTTTACCGGGAATTAGTCATCTCTATCCCTCGGAACTTTCCGGAGGAATGCGAAAACGGGTGAGTTTTGCCCGTGCCATTATGTCTAACCCCGATAATCCAGACGAAGGGCCAGAACTTTTACTATACGATGAACCGACAGCTGGACTTGACCCCATTGCTTCGACAGTGATAGAAGATTTAATCCGTGACTTGCAAAAAACTCAAGGTGTATGTGGTACCTATGCTATTGTTACCCACCAAGACAGTACAATTCGACGGACTGCCGATAGAATAGTGTTTCTCTATCAAGGTAAAGTACAGTGGCAAGGTACAGTTAGTGAGTTAGATAGCACAGACCATCCATTAATCAAACAATTTATGAGTGGGAGTGTGCAAGGGCCAATTCAGGTTGTGGGTTAG
- a CDS encoding DUF3082 domain-containing protein: MTDQNTTPTANTTTQVPPTPLRCVTGALISGGLGYALYSLMIAIATTFAKKPIHSDNQLVVNLTSAVRTLVVGIVALGTGIFGIVAIGLFALAIQLLFQNLTKSKSGK; this comes from the coding sequence GTGACTGACCAAAATACAACACCAACAGCAAATACTACCACACAAGTTCCGCCAACCCCATTACGTTGTGTAACTGGGGCGCTAATTTCCGGCGGTTTGGGTTATGCTTTATATTCTCTGATGATTGCGATCGCTACAACTTTTGCTAAAAAACCCATCCATTCTGATAACCAATTAGTAGTCAACCTCACCTCTGCCGTTCGTACCTTAGTAGTCGGCATAGTAGCTCTGGGAACTGGGATATTTGGTATAGTCGCAATCGGTTTATTCGCTTTAGCAATACAACTATTATTCCAAAACCTCACCAAATCTAAGAGTGGGAAGTAG
- the rsmA gene encoding 16S rRNA (adenine(1518)-N(6)/adenine(1519)-N(6))-dimethyltransferase RsmA, which yields MVRPRKYFAQHWLKSEKALDAIVKAAECSTNDRILEIGPGTGILTRRLLPLVQSLLAVEIDRDLCELLAKQLGKKENFLLLQGDFLTLDLDTNLVAFPKFQQPNKVVANIPYNITGPIIEKLLGTITNPNPQPFDSIVLLIQKEVAERLYAKAGSKTFGALSVRVQYLAECELICHVPAGAFYPPPKVDSAVVRLRPRQIATPANDPKRLETLVKLGFAEKRKMLRNNLQSVVDRDRLSQLLEQLNINPQARAEEISTEQWVELANLLGVGSGE from the coding sequence ATGGTACGACCGCGCAAGTATTTTGCTCAACATTGGCTCAAAAGTGAAAAGGCACTCGACGCAATTGTCAAGGCGGCAGAGTGTAGTACAAATGACCGCATCCTGGAAATTGGCCCCGGTACAGGTATCCTGACTCGGCGTTTATTACCCTTGGTGCAATCATTGCTGGCAGTAGAAATCGACCGAGATTTATGTGAGTTATTAGCAAAACAATTAGGCAAGAAGGAAAATTTCTTACTGCTGCAAGGTGATTTTCTCACTCTAGATTTAGACACTAATTTGGTAGCATTTCCTAAATTCCAACAGCCAAATAAAGTTGTTGCTAATATCCCCTACAACATCACGGGGCCAATTATTGAAAAACTCTTGGGAACAATCACCAACCCTAACCCTCAACCTTTTGATTCCATAGTATTGTTAATTCAAAAGGAAGTAGCCGAAAGGTTATATGCCAAAGCTGGCTCAAAAACCTTTGGAGCGTTATCGGTGAGGGTGCAATATTTAGCTGAATGTGAATTAATTTGTCATGTTCCAGCAGGTGCTTTTTATCCACCACCAAAAGTAGATTCCGCAGTTGTGCGCTTGCGTCCCCGACAAATAGCAACTCCCGCGAATGACCCAAAACGACTAGAGACTTTGGTAAAGTTAGGCTTTGCGGAGAAACGTAAAATGCTCAGGAATAATTTGCAATCAGTTGTAGACCGCGATCGCCTGAGCCAATTACTGGAACAATTAAATATAAACCCCCAAGCTAGAGCTGAAGAAATCAGCACCGAGCAATGGGTAGAATTAGCAAACTTGTTGGGAGTAGGGAGTGGGGAATAG
- the ispE gene encoding 4-(cytidine 5'-diphospho)-2-C-methyl-D-erythritol kinase, with amino-acid sequence MRSYTLIAPAKINLYLEIIGDRPDGYHELVMILQSIDLADQIELHSISDETIRVHCNHPQVPTDKSNLVYRAAELMAKKFPEALAKYGGVDITVHKNIPVAAGLAGGSTNAAAVLVGIDLLWNLGLTKSELEELGATLGSDVPFCVAGGTVIATGRGEQLAPLPSLNHIYIVLAKYRSLEVSTAWAYTTYRQQFGSSYLRNTDDLAARAAAVHSSAMVKAILDQDATEIAQQLHNDLERVVLPAYPQVLQLRELFAAQAGVLGTMMSGSGPSVFALCETLEQAEQVKVQIRQAIPDEDLELFVTRTTAQGIHLG; translated from the coding sequence ATGCGTAGTTACACCCTTATTGCACCTGCCAAAATCAATCTGTATTTGGAAATCATCGGTGACAGACCAGATGGTTATCATGAGTTAGTGATGATCCTGCAAAGTATCGACCTCGCTGACCAAATTGAATTACACTCAATTAGTGATGAAACTATCCGCGTTCATTGCAACCATCCCCAAGTACCCACAGATAAAAGTAATCTGGTATATCGCGCCGCCGAACTCATGGCGAAAAAATTTCCGGAAGCCTTGGCTAAATATGGCGGAGTAGATATTACAGTCCACAAGAATATACCTGTAGCAGCTGGGTTAGCTGGCGGTTCCACTAATGCAGCAGCCGTGTTAGTCGGGATAGATTTATTGTGGAACTTGGGACTAACTAAATCCGAATTAGAAGAACTAGGTGCAACCCTCGGCTCTGACGTACCGTTTTGCGTGGCAGGTGGTACAGTCATAGCCACAGGCAGAGGAGAACAACTTGCACCGCTTCCTAGTTTGAACCATATATATATAGTATTGGCAAAATATCGGAGCTTAGAAGTTTCTACCGCTTGGGCATATACAACCTACCGTCAACAATTTGGTAGTTCCTATCTCAGAAATACCGATGACTTAGCAGCAAGAGCCGCCGCCGTTCATTCTAGTGCAATGGTAAAAGCCATCTTAGATCAAGATGCCACAGAAATTGCTCAACAATTGCACAATGATTTAGAGCGTGTAGTATTGCCAGCCTATCCCCAAGTCTTACAACTCCGAGAACTATTTGCAGCTCAAGCAGGTGTGTTAGGAACAATGATGTCAGGTTCAGGCCCCTCAGTTTTTGCTCTGTGTGAAACATTAGAGCAAGCAGAACAAGTAAAGGTGCAAATCAGACAAGCCATCCCCGATGAAGATTTAGAATTATTCGTAACTCGCACAACTGCACAGGGTATTCATTTAGGGTAG
- the trpC gene encoding indole-3-glycerol phosphate synthase TrpC, whose translation MMYSVSTSTTYTTRLQPILREVLLQKKQEVAQLHQQMSLASLQRQLTAAPTVRDFLTALQQNPHQPSLIAEIQKASPNYGLIRADFDPVAIAQAYERGGAACISVITETSFFQGSYETLRLLRRRSSLPLLCKEFIIDPCQIYLARAAGADAVLLIAAMLTNRELQDFLRIIHYLGMNALVEVHNLAELDRVLKLDDIRLISINNQSLSDFSIDISTTQTLLAARRSHLQNLGVMVVVESGLYGHAELNLVAQSGANAVLIGESLIKETDIEQAVRHLFNQK comes from the coding sequence ATGATGTATTCAGTTAGCACCAGCACCACTTATACCACCCGCCTGCAACCCATTCTCAGAGAGGTTTTATTGCAGAAAAAGCAAGAAGTAGCTCAACTACATCAACAGATGTCTTTAGCTTCTTTGCAACGCCAGTTAACTGCTGCACCCACTGTGCGAGATTTCTTAACAGCTTTACAGCAGAATCCTCATCAACCTAGCCTGATTGCCGAGATTCAGAAAGCATCACCTAATTATGGGTTAATTCGTGCCGACTTTGATCCCGTAGCGATCGCCCAAGCCTATGAACGAGGTGGAGCAGCTTGTATCTCTGTGATTACCGAAACATCATTTTTTCAGGGTAGTTATGAAACTCTCCGCTTGCTTCGCAGAAGAAGCTCACTGCCGTTATTATGTAAAGAATTTATTATTGATCCCTGTCAAATTTATCTAGCACGAGCCGCAGGAGCAGATGCAGTTTTGCTGATTGCCGCCATGCTGACAAATAGAGAACTGCAAGATTTTTTACGCATAATTCATTATTTGGGGATGAATGCTTTAGTGGAGGTGCATAACTTAGCTGAGTTGGATCGGGTACTCAAGCTAGATGATATTCGCTTAATCAGCATTAACAACCAAAGTTTATCAGATTTTAGCATCGATATCAGCACCACTCAAACCCTGTTAGCAGCTAGGCGATCGCATCTGCAAAATTTGGGTGTGATGGTAGTCGTGGAATCGGGACTGTATGGACACGCTGAATTAAATTTAGTAGCTCAATCCGGTGCCAATGCTGTTTTGATTGGCGAGTCACTCATTAAGGAAACAGACATTGAGCAGGCTGTACGCCATTTGTTCAACCAGAAATAA
- a CDS encoding IS701 family transposase, with product MKETTPTAMPPCFERWCQRFDDVFTHKAQKREFRHYIGGLLGESERKNLFQMADNAVGVTYHRLHHFLTEAPWSSGQVNERRLEIMNKCSQTRISRGFSLIIDDSGHRKSGNFTAGVGRQYIGEIGKTDNGIVVVTTHLYDGRKSLPLDIELYQHADSLAQGKQDPLFEKKPELAIKLIDQALNRKYQPGIVIVDAGYGNNTSFLLELEKRQLKYLGGLAKNRKVTVNQTDNIQQTIRLDELAQSLPKEAFTEIQTDLDKPKTLWVVTCEVEISSLTGKRNIAIVMNASTFSAATDIDYFITNISSSIVTPQWIVDTYSQRNWVEVFYREAKGWLGLKEYQVRDKRSLLRHFILVFCAYTFILWHQLTGGLRRRWANKPLNTFTEALEAFRTAMSFRFIDWLNLNRDVFAAYKASLGYIWA from the coding sequence ATGAAAGAAACCACTCCCACAGCGATGCCCCCGTGCTTTGAAAGATGGTGTCAAAGATTTGATGATGTGTTTACTCATAAAGCTCAAAAAAGAGAGTTTAGACACTATATAGGGGGATTACTGGGGGAAAGTGAGAGAAAAAACCTGTTTCAAATGGCGGATAATGCTGTAGGTGTAACTTACCACCGATTACATCACTTTTTGACCGAAGCACCTTGGTCTAGTGGGCAGGTGAATGAGCGTCGATTGGAAATCATGAATAAGTGCAGTCAAACGAGAATTAGTAGAGGTTTTAGCTTAATAATTGATGATTCTGGTCATAGAAAAAGTGGTAATTTTACTGCTGGTGTGGGGAGACAGTATATTGGAGAAATTGGCAAAACAGATAATGGAATCGTAGTAGTAACAACGCATTTATATGATGGCAGAAAAAGCTTACCGTTAGATATAGAGTTATATCAACACGCTGATTCTTTAGCTCAAGGAAAACAAGATCCTCTATTTGAGAAAAAACCAGAACTAGCAATCAAGTTAATAGATCAAGCCCTAAACAGAAAATATCAACCTGGGATAGTAATTGTAGATGCTGGATATGGCAACAATACATCATTTTTATTAGAGTTGGAAAAACGGCAATTAAAATATTTAGGAGGATTAGCTAAAAATCGAAAAGTAACAGTTAATCAAACAGATAATATTCAACAAACAATTCGGTTAGATGAATTAGCCCAGAGCTTACCCAAAGAGGCTTTCACAGAAATTCAAACAGATTTGGATAAACCCAAAACATTATGGGTAGTAACTTGTGAAGTGGAAATATCAAGTTTAACTGGAAAGCGAAATATTGCTATCGTCATGAATGCTTCTACTTTCTCAGCAGCCACCGATATTGACTACTTCATCACTAATATATCTTCATCAATTGTTACACCACAATGGATAGTTGATACATATTCTCAAAGGAATTGGGTAGAAGTTTTTTACAGGGAAGCTAAAGGATGGTTAGGACTTAAAGAATATCAAGTTCGTGATAAAAGGAGTTTACTGCGCCATTTTATTTTGGTTTTCTGTGCCTATACTTTTATTCTTTGGCATCAGTTAACTGGAGGATTAAGACGACGGTGGGCAAACAAACCTTTAAATACTTTTACTGAAGCTTTAGAAGCTTTCAGAACAGCCATGTCTTTTCGATTTATTGATTGGTTGAACTTAAATCGTGACGTGTTTGCTGCTTACAAAGCTAGTTTGGGTTACATTTGGGCTTGA
- a CDS encoding DUF389 domain-containing protein, producing the protein MRQLMIQVPRGNGQTVIDIAKSHNGANLAQFAAHADEPIDVVIAHISNREVGKFVEQLQDLPKVHITLIPTGVMALQPPASSAPQQVVDVEVRSPIEILLSGLQSVGSWQGFLSYAVVAGFVVWIGLYTNTTYLLVAAMLIAPFAGPAMNTAIATAWGDRTLLGRSILRYFAALAVTIFTTWLLSLILRQEIPTSLMLDNSQVSAVAVILPLAAGAAGALNLVQSERSSLVSGAATGMLVAASLAPPAGIVGMASAIGRWDMVISGLFLLFLQLCGINLSAALMFRMFGLSAQGTRYQRGKKRVFFSALVITIIALAGLLTWQFINSPNLQRSSLAQRANAEVQKTVEQVGLVKLVESNVRFTRANIADQDTLLCVIYVQRQPQVTASSEEIRDRLTQAIQTQLLKQDFNVTPLVDVNVLAGLKQKLSPKRV; encoded by the coding sequence ATGCGTCAACTCATGATCCAAGTGCCACGAGGCAACGGACAAACTGTTATTGATATCGCTAAATCTCATAACGGCGCAAACTTGGCACAATTTGCAGCCCATGCCGACGAACCAATTGATGTGGTGATTGCTCACATTTCTAATCGAGAGGTGGGGAAATTCGTAGAACAACTGCAAGACTTACCCAAAGTACACATCACACTCATCCCAACTGGTGTGATGGCTCTGCAACCGCCTGCATCGTCAGCACCGCAGCAAGTTGTAGATGTCGAGGTACGCAGTCCGATTGAGATTTTGCTCTCCGGTTTGCAAAGTGTTGGCTCTTGGCAAGGCTTTCTCAGTTACGCCGTAGTCGCCGGCTTTGTAGTTTGGATTGGCTTGTATACTAATACAACTTATTTGCTGGTGGCAGCGATGCTAATTGCACCGTTTGCAGGCCCAGCAATGAATACAGCCATCGCTACTGCTTGGGGCGATCGCACACTCCTGGGGCGGAGTATTTTACGATATTTTGCCGCTTTAGCGGTCACAATTTTTACTACTTGGTTACTGAGTCTAATACTAAGGCAAGAAATTCCTACGAGTTTAATGCTAGACAATAGCCAAGTTTCAGCCGTGGCAGTGATTTTACCATTGGCAGCCGGAGCAGCAGGCGCACTCAACTTGGTACAGTCAGAGCGCAGTAGTTTAGTATCTGGGGCAGCTACAGGAATGTTAGTTGCTGCTTCCTTAGCCCCACCTGCCGGAATTGTTGGTATGGCTAGCGCCATTGGCAGATGGGATATGGTAATTTCGGGACTATTCTTACTGTTTTTGCAACTATGTGGTATCAATTTATCGGCTGCTCTCATGTTCCGAATGTTCGGGTTGTCTGCTCAAGGAACTCGCTATCAGCGAGGTAAAAAACGAGTATTCTTTTCTGCCTTGGTGATCACTATCATCGCCTTGGCGGGTTTGCTCACTTGGCAGTTTATTAATTCTCCCAATCTCCAACGCTCTAGCCTTGCCCAACGTGCCAACGCCGAAGTCCAAAAAACTGTAGAACAAGTTGGTTTAGTAAAATTAGTTGAGTCGAATGTGCGCTTCACACGAGCCAATATTGCCGATCAGGATACCCTCCTGTGTGTGATTTACGTGCAGCGTCAACCGCAAGTTACAGCCTCTAGTGAAGAAATTCGCGATCGCCTCACCCAAGCAATTCAAACTCAATTATTAAAGCAAGATTTTAACGTCACACCTTTAGTGGATGTCAACGTACTAGCGGGACTTAAACAAAAATTAAGCCCAAAAAGAGTATAA
- a CDS encoding response regulator transcription factor, with protein sequence MMHESSKTILVIEDEIDTRHLFLNILEAEGFDTIGAENGGVGILLAQKYLPDLILCDIVMPDMDGYSVLKALRQDPLTAIIPFIFLTGSNNKAAVRKGMELGADDFIAKPSTIEEILKAITIRLEKQALLRYWYATKSHSLPDALALEPESIFPSLPQLQEVFDYIEAHYHQGITLSDVADAVGYSAAYLTNKVAKETGDTVNGWILKRRMAAARPLLKNTNKTIEQVATALGYQNACHFSRQFRQYHGLPPKAWRKQQQSSQYLKNTKLPLGKTFPQWDKCVPLGGVK encoded by the coding sequence ATGATGCACGAATCGTCTAAAACAATCCTCGTAATTGAAGATGAGATCGATACTCGCCATCTCTTCTTAAATATTCTTGAGGCTGAAGGTTTTGACACAATAGGTGCGGAAAACGGTGGTGTTGGTATTCTTCTGGCACAAAAATATTTACCTGACTTGATACTTTGTGATATTGTCATGCCAGACATGGATGGCTACAGTGTGCTGAAAGCGTTACGCCAAGATCCTCTGACGGCGATCATTCCCTTCATTTTTCTTACAGGTAGTAATAATAAGGCGGCTGTGCGTAAGGGGATGGAGTTGGGAGCAGATGACTTTATCGCAAAACCGTCTACTATAGAAGAAATACTCAAAGCGATCACGATCCGATTAGAAAAGCAAGCTCTCCTCAGATATTGGTATGCGACTAAATCCCACTCCCTTCCTGATGCCCTAGCTCTAGAACCTGAGTCAATCTTCCCATCATTACCACAACTACAAGAAGTTTTTGATTATATTGAAGCGCACTATCATCAAGGAATCACTTTATCGGATGTAGCTGATGCCGTTGGTTATTCAGCCGCTTATTTAACTAATAAAGTTGCTAAGGAAACGGGAGATACTGTCAACGGCTGGATTCTCAAGCGGCGGATGGCAGCAGCACGTCCTTTATTAAAAAATACCAATAAAACTATCGAGCAGGTTGCTACAGCGTTGGGTTATCAAAACGCCTGTCATTTCTCCCGTCAGTTTCGCCAATATCACGGTTTACCGCCCAAAGCCTGGAGAAAGCAGCAACAGTCCTCTCAGTACCTCAAAAACACAAAGCTACCACTGGGGAAGACTTTCCCTCAATGGGATAAGTGTGTACCTTTGGGCGGAGTTAAGTAA
- a CDS encoding MlaD family protein: protein MRDFITSRFASKRTLREGSVGLLVLLGLGAFVVIILWLNRFTAARSSYKATVEFANAGGMQRGAPVRYRGVKIGNISRIQPGPNAVEVEIEIAQSDLIIPRDVVIEANQSGLISESIIDITPKTSLPTGETIAKPLDKNCNPSLIVCNGSRLKGQIGISLDELIRSTTELATVYNNPEFYQRVNKLLETSSEAATGVAALSRDIRSLSKSFQGQLGTFANTANSVQKATTALTASTTKTVDQLGVTASQFGTTATQASKLLTDLDNLVNTNRSVLVGTLNNIAETSNQLRVTVTTLSPALNRLTQGELLNNLESLSANAAQASANLRDATKALNDPKNAVLLQQTLDSARVTFENTQKITSDLDELTGDPNFRQNLRQLVNGLSTLVSSTDQMQQQVQVAATLESAKAAVNQSEVAISPPTPKQKALTTKPAPVAIESTVNPPQTSQQRLLQQLREYRGSRE from the coding sequence ATGCGAGATTTTATCACCAGCCGTTTTGCATCTAAGCGAACATTGAGAGAAGGCTCAGTGGGTTTATTAGTCTTACTGGGACTAGGTGCATTTGTAGTGATCATCTTATGGTTAAATCGGTTTACTGCGGCTCGCAGTTCCTACAAAGCAACTGTGGAATTTGCTAATGCTGGTGGGATGCAAAGAGGCGCACCGGTTCGTTATCGCGGTGTGAAAATCGGCAATATTTCCCGGATTCAACCAGGGCCAAATGCGGTAGAAGTAGAAATTGAAATCGCCCAATCTGACCTAATTATTCCCCGTGATGTAGTGATTGAAGCTAACCAAAGTGGATTAATTAGTGAAAGTATAATTGACATCACACCCAAAACATCATTACCCACTGGGGAAACCATCGCCAAACCCCTAGATAAAAATTGCAACCCCAGTCTCATCGTTTGTAATGGTTCTCGGCTCAAAGGACAAATTGGTATCAGTCTTGATGAACTCATACGTAGCACTACTGAGTTAGCAACTGTGTACAATAACCCCGAATTTTATCAAAGGGTGAATAAACTCCTCGAAACTTCCTCAGAAGCCGCTACTGGCGTTGCCGCACTCAGCCGAGATATCCGCAGTTTGAGCAAAAGCTTTCAAGGACAGTTGGGTACATTTGCTAACACAGCTAATTCCGTACAGAAAGCCACTACTGCACTGACAGCCTCGACTACAAAAACAGTAGACCAATTGGGTGTCACTGCTAGTCAATTCGGCACAACTGCCACTCAAGCCAGTAAATTACTCACTGACTTAGATAACCTAGTTAATACCAATCGTTCGGTACTGGTTGGTACTTTGAATAATATTGCCGAAACCAGCAATCAATTGCGGGTGACAGTCACTACCTTATCACCTGCCCTCAATCGCTTAACTCAAGGAGAGTTACTGAACAATTTAGAAAGTCTTTCAGCCAACGCAGCGCAAGCCTCAGCTAATTTGCGAGATGCTACCAAAGCCTTAAATGATCCTAAAAATGCCGTGCTGCTGCAACAAACCCTAGATTCCGCCAGGGTGACATTTGAAAATACCCAAAAAATTACTTCTGATTTGGATGAGTTAACAGGAGATCCCAATTTCCGCCAGAATTTGCGGCAATTAGTTAATGGTTTAAGTACATTGGTTTCTTCCACAGACCAAATGCAGCAGCAAGTCCAAGTAGCAGCAACTTTAGAATCAGCAAAAGCAGCCGTCAACCAATCAGAGGTGGCAATTTCCCCCCCCACGCCAAAACAAAAAGCACTCACCACTAAGCCAGCACCTGTGGCTATTGAAAGTACGGTTAACCCCCCTCAAACATCCCAACAGAGACTGTTGCAGCAGCTACGAGAGTATCGGGGGAGTAGGGAGTAG